In a single window of the Cucumis melo cultivar AY chromosome 11, USDA_Cmelo_AY_1.0, whole genome shotgun sequence genome:
- the LOC103498381 gene encoding pentatricopeptide repeat-containing protein At4g39952, mitochondrial isoform X2: MGFLRTQVVLMLRLRLSQFHIRFAFSSTFTSLPDPHYPNNCLHSFFSKPNLTFQSLLQFHSLIITTGNSDNVFFATKLMAFYASHRQPAFSTHLFRLIHSKDIFLWNSIIQSHFSNGDYQRAFDFYLQMRASSSLPNQFTVPMVVSTCAELMMFNHGMNIHGLTSKLGLFVSNSAIGSSFIYMYSKCGHVESASLMFSEITVKDVVAWTALIVGYVQNNESGRGLKCLFEMHRIGGTPNYKTIGSGFQACVDLDALVEGKCLHGLALKNGFLCFEVVKSTILSMYSRCGSPEEAYRCFCKLDQKDLISWTSIIAVHSKFGLMSECLHLFWEMQDSEIIPDEIVISCMLMGFGNSGRIFEGKAFHAWILKQCCAMNGITHNALLSMYCKFGHLGTANKIFHSFHKSSEDWSTMILGYSNMGQKENCISFLREMLLLGREPDLNSLVSVISSCSQVGAINIGRSIHCYAIKNSIIENVSIANSLMDMYGKSGHLTATWRIFHRTQQRDVISWNTLISSYKQSGNLAEAIILFDKMVKEKVYPNKVTCVIVLSVCAHLASLDKGEKIHQYIKENGFESNITIRTALIDMYAKCGELETSRKLFNSTEERDAILWNVMISNYGMHGHVESAMEIFQLMEESNIKPNAQTFLSLLSACNHTGHVLEGRDLFDRMTKYGIEPSLKHYASVIDLLGRSGSLEAAEALVLSMPITPDGTVWGSLLSACKIHNEFEMGVRLARYAIESDPKNDGYYIILSDLYSCLGRWDEVEKMRGMMKERGVEKRTGWSAL, translated from the coding sequence ATGGGATTTTTACGCACACAAGTAGTTTTGATGCTTAGACTCCGGCTGAGCCAATTTCACATACGCTTTGCTTTCTCTTCCACATTCACCTCACTTCCAGATCCTCACTACCCTAACAATTGTCTTCactcttttttttcaaaaccaaATTTAACGTTCCAATCTCTTCTTCAATTCCATTCCCTCATTATCACCACTGGAAATTCCGACAATGTCTTCTTTGCCACAAAGCTCATGGCCTTTTATGCCTCTCATAGGCAACCTGCGTTCTCCACACACTTGTTTCGATTGATTCATTCTAAGGATATATTTCTTTGGAATTCCATTATCCAATCCCACTTCTCCAATGGTGATTACCAACGGGCATTTGATTTCTACCTTCAGATGCGAGCCTCGAGTAGCCTGCCAAACCAATTTACAGTTCCCATGGTAGTTTCCACTTGTGCAGAATTGATGATGTTCAACCATGGCATGAACATTCATGGGTTGACTTCAAAGCTTGGGCTTTTTGTTAGTAATTCTGCTATTGGTTCTTCTTTCATATATATGTATTCCAAATGTGGTCATGTAGAAAGTGCTTCTCTCATGTTCAGTGAAATTACTGTTAAAGATGTGGTTGCTTGGACTGCCCTTATAGTTGGGTACGTTCAAAATAATGAGAGTGGGAGAGGTTTGAAATGTTTGTTTGAGATGCATAGGATTGGAGGGACTCCAAATTACAAAACAATAGGAAGTGGGTTTCAAGCTTGTGTTGATTTAGATGCTTTAGTAGAGGGCAAATGCTTACATGGTTTGGCTTTGAAAAATGGATTTCTCTGTTTTGAAGTTGTTAAATCTACTATTCTCTCCATGTACTCAAGGTGTGGGTCACCTGAAGAAGCTTATCGTTGCTTTTGTAAATTAGACCAAAAAGATCTCATCTCTTGGACATCAATTATTGCAGTTCACTCTAAATTTGGGTTAATGAGCGAATGTCTACATTTGTTTTGGGAGATGCAGGACAGTGAAATAATCCCAGATGAAATTGTGATCAGTTGCATGCTTATGGGGTTTGGTAATTCTGGTAGAATTTTTGAAGGAAAAGCGTTCCATGCTTGGATTCTGAAACAGTGTTGTGCAATGAATGGAATAACCCATAATGCATTACTCTCCATGTATTGTAAGTTTGGACACTTAGGTACGGCAAATAAGATCTTCCACAGTTTCCATAAAAGCAGTGAAGATTGGAGCACAATGATATTAGGATATAGCAATATGGGGCAGAAAGAAAATTGTATTTCCTTTTTAAGGGAGATGCTCCTCTTAGGCAGAGAACCTGATTTAAATAGTTTAGTTTCAGTCATTTCTTCATGTTCACAAGTTGGAGCTATCAATATTGGTCGGTCCATTCACTGCTATGCGATTAAAAACTCAATAATCGAAAATGTATCAATAGCTAACTCACTCATGGACATGTACGGAAAAAGTGGTCACCTAACTGCTACATGGAGAATATTTCATAGAACTCAACAAAGGGACGTTATCTCATGGAATACGTTGATTTCGTCCTACAAGCAAAGTGGGAATCTTGCTGAAGCAATTATTTTATTCGATAAAATGGTTAAAGAAAAGGTTTACCCAAACAAAGTTACTTGTGTAATAGTTCTTTCAGTATGTGCTCATCTTGCATCCTTAGATAAAGGTGAAAAGATCCACCAGTATATAAAGGAAAACGGATTTGAGAGCAATATCACTATTCGTACTGCATTGATTGATATGTATGCAAAATGTGGGGAGCTCGAGACATCAAGAAAGTTGTTCAACTCAACGGAAGAGAGAGATGCTATTTTGTGGAATGTCATGATATCAAATTATGGGATGCATGGACATGTAGAATCTGCAATGGAGATCTTCCAACTAATGGAAGAGTCAAATATTAAACCGAATGCACAaacctttctttctcttctctcaGCTTGTAATCATACAGGGCATGTGCTAGAGGGAAGGGATCTATTTGATAGAATGACGAAATATGGTATTGAACCTAGTCTGAAGCACTATGCTTCAGTCATAGATCTTCTTGGCAGGTCGGGTAGTCTTGAAGCAGCCGAAGCTTTGGTTTTATCAATGCCCATCACACCTGATGGCACTGTTTGGGGCTCCTTGTTAAGTGCATGTAAAATTCACAATGAATTTGAAATGGGAGTAAGACTTGCCAGATATGCAATTGAGTCTGATCCAAAAAACGATGGGTATTATATAATATTGTCTGACTTGTATAGTTGCTTGGGAAGGTGGGATGAGGTGGAAAAAATGCGTGGTATGATGAAGGAAAGAGGGGTGGAGAAGAGAACTGGCTGGAGTGCCCTGTGA
- the LOC103498380 gene encoding L-type lectin-domain containing receptor kinase IX.1-like translates to MATFLYLLSIQSLFFLLLLLLHLPFLAVSVSFKQHQFNSIDNNIQYQGDAVPSNGKILLSGPKSYSHVGRVIYKDTIPIWDSKTRKLTDFSTHFTFSIDTQNQTNYGSGIAFFLAPPDSQIPTNSAGGYLGLYNKTYKNTPINQILHVEFDTHINNWDPSYEHVGININSVSSSNTTHFNVKSHSGDLADVWIDYRSTTKNLSVSWKYQRTSTSLENTTLSYHIDLRDILSEWVTVGITGANGANVERHTLFSWEFNSTLDMKQPSKDSGNKVSVIVAVTVSVGVSIIAVFVVLWWLKRNKRKLGEEENLEEVNLTSINDDLETGVGPRRFSRKLLAMATNNFSNERKLGEGGFGAVYRGYIPSIDLTVAVKKISKGSRQGRNEYITEVKIISRLRHRNLVQLIGWCHDKGEFLLVYEFMSNGSLDSHLFGKRTPLGWTVRYKIALGLASALLYLHEEWEQCVVHRDIKSSNVMLDSNFNVKLGDFGLARLMEHELSAQTTRLAGTLGYLAPEYISTNRASKESDVFSFGVVVLEIATGKKSRTSLEEESHKGLVEWVWDLYGSGQLHVGIDEKLHSDYDKKQVECLMLVGLWSAYPDPNLRPSIRQAIQVLNFETMMPNLPNKMPIPTYPVPSTSTSSNEHSFTVSLDMGR, encoded by the coding sequence ATGGCTACTTTCTTGTACCTTCTTTCAATCcaaagtcttttctttcttcttcttcttcttcttcatcttcctttccTTGCTGTCTCAGTTTCATTCAAACAACACCAATTCAATTCCATTGACAACAACATACAATATCAAGGAGATGCTGTTCCTTCTAATGGAAAGATTTTGCTCAGTGGCCCTAAATCTTATTCCCATGTTGGTAGAGTTATTTACAAAGATACAATCCCAATTTGGGACTCTAAAACTAGAAAACTCACGGATTTCTCAACCCATTTCACATTCTCTATTGATACACAAAATCAAACAAACTATGGCAGTGGGATTGCTTTCTTCTTAGCTCCACCTGACTCTCAAATCCCTACAAATTCAGCTGGTGGGTATCTTGGACTTTACAACAAGACCTATAAAAACACTCCTATCAACCAAATTCTTCATGTTGAATTTGATACTCATATCAATAATTGGGATCCTTCTTATGAACATGTGGGTATCAATATTAACTCTGTCTCTTCTTCTAATACTACTCACTTTAATGTTAAGTCACATAGTGGGGATTTGGCTGATGTGTGGATTGACTACAGGTCAACCACTAAAAACTTGAGTGTTTCTTGGAAGTATCAAAGGACTTCCACTTCATTAGAGAATACTACCTTGAGTTATCATATTGATCTAAGGGATATTCTTTCTGAATGGGTGACAGTGGGAATTACAGGAGCAAATGGAGCAAATGTGGAAAGACATACTCTGTTTTCTTGGGAATTCAACTCTACATTGGATATGAAGCAACCAAGTAAAGATAGTGGAAACAAAGTTAGTGTCATTGTAGCCGTAACAGTTTCAGTTGGGGTTTCAATAATTGCAGTATTTGTTGTACTTTGGTGGTTGAAGCGAAATAAAAGGAAATTAGGAGAGGAAGAAAATCTCGAGGAAGTGAATTTGACATCCATTAACGATGACTTGGAAACAGGGGTTGGACCAAGAAGGTTTTCTCGCAAGCTTCTTGCCATGGCGACCAACAACTTTTCTAATGAGAGGAAGCTAGGGGAAGGAGGATTTGGTGCAGTGTATAGAGGCTACATACCAAGCATAGATTTGACAGTAGCTGTGAAGAAAATATCAAAGGGTTCGAGACAAGGGAGAAATGAGTATATAACTGAAGTGAAGATCATTAGTCGGCTCCGTCATCGAAACTTGGTGCAACTCATTGGTTGGTGTCACGATAAAGGTGAGTTCTTGTTGGTTTATGAATTCATGTCTAATGGTAGTCTTGATTCTCATCTCTTTGGGAAAAGAACCCCTCTTGGTTGGACTGTGAGATATAAGATTGCTTTAGGTCTAGCCTCTGCTTTATTATATCTTCATGAAGAATGGGAACAGTGTGTGGTTCATAGAGATATTAAATCTAGTAACGTTATGTTGGACTCAAACTTTAATGTCAAACTTGGAGACTTTGGACTTGCTCGATTAATGGAACATGAGTTGAGTGCTCAAACAACTAGGTTGGCTGGAACTTTAGGGTACTTAGCACCAGAATACATAAGTACGAATAGAGCCAGTAAGGAGTCTGATGTATTTAGCTTTGGAGTGGTCGTTTTAGAGATTGCTACGGGGAAAAAGTCAAGAACCTCTTTGGAAGAAGAATCTCATAAGGGTTTAGTAGAGTGGGTTTGGGATCTTTATGGGAGTGGACAATTGCATGTTGGGATAGATGAGAAATTACATTCTGATTATGACAAAAAACAAGTTGAGTGTTTGATGCTAGTTGGACTATGGAGTGCTTATCCAGACCCTAATCTTAGACCATCCATAAGACAAGCGATTCAAGTTCTAAACTTTGAGACAATGATGCCTAATCTTCCAAATAAAATGCCTATTCCTACATATCCTGTTCCTTCCACATCGACAAGCTCAAATGAACATTCCTTTACGGTTAGTCTTGACATGGGTCGTTGA
- the LOC103498381 gene encoding pentatricopeptide repeat-containing protein At4g39952, mitochondrial isoform X1: protein MKLPITLGCWDWEIEVIKSLSDNFKIALARFGHTDTNCLLTHQLSLGFCFAMGFLRTQVVLMLRLRLSQFHIRFAFSSTFTSLPDPHYPNNCLHSFFSKPNLTFQSLLQFHSLIITTGNSDNVFFATKLMAFYASHRQPAFSTHLFRLIHSKDIFLWNSIIQSHFSNGDYQRAFDFYLQMRASSSLPNQFTVPMVVSTCAELMMFNHGMNIHGLTSKLGLFVSNSAIGSSFIYMYSKCGHVESASLMFSEITVKDVVAWTALIVGYVQNNESGRGLKCLFEMHRIGGTPNYKTIGSGFQACVDLDALVEGKCLHGLALKNGFLCFEVVKSTILSMYSRCGSPEEAYRCFCKLDQKDLISWTSIIAVHSKFGLMSECLHLFWEMQDSEIIPDEIVISCMLMGFGNSGRIFEGKAFHAWILKQCCAMNGITHNALLSMYCKFGHLGTANKIFHSFHKSSEDWSTMILGYSNMGQKENCISFLREMLLLGREPDLNSLVSVISSCSQVGAINIGRSIHCYAIKNSIIENVSIANSLMDMYGKSGHLTATWRIFHRTQQRDVISWNTLISSYKQSGNLAEAIILFDKMVKEKVYPNKVTCVIVLSVCAHLASLDKGEKIHQYIKENGFESNITIRTALIDMYAKCGELETSRKLFNSTEERDAILWNVMISNYGMHGHVESAMEIFQLMEESNIKPNAQTFLSLLSACNHTGHVLEGRDLFDRMTKYGIEPSLKHYASVIDLLGRSGSLEAAEALVLSMPITPDGTVWGSLLSACKIHNEFEMGVRLARYAIESDPKNDGYYIILSDLYSCLGRWDEVEKMRGMMKERGVEKRTGWSAL, encoded by the exons ATGAAATTACCCATAACCCTTGGATGTTGGGATTGGGAGATTGAGGTTATTAAGTCGCTATCCGATAATTTTAAGATCGCTTTGGCACGTTTTG GACACACTGATACAAATTGCTTATTGACCCATCAATTAAGTTTGGGGTTTTGTTTCGCAATGGGATTTTTACGCACACAAGTAGTTTTGATGCTTAGACTCCGGCTGAGCCAATTTCACATACGCTTTGCTTTCTCTTCCACATTCACCTCACTTCCAGATCCTCACTACCCTAACAATTGTCTTCactcttttttttcaaaaccaaATTTAACGTTCCAATCTCTTCTTCAATTCCATTCCCTCATTATCACCACTGGAAATTCCGACAATGTCTTCTTTGCCACAAAGCTCATGGCCTTTTATGCCTCTCATAGGCAACCTGCGTTCTCCACACACTTGTTTCGATTGATTCATTCTAAGGATATATTTCTTTGGAATTCCATTATCCAATCCCACTTCTCCAATGGTGATTACCAACGGGCATTTGATTTCTACCTTCAGATGCGAGCCTCGAGTAGCCTGCCAAACCAATTTACAGTTCCCATGGTAGTTTCCACTTGTGCAGAATTGATGATGTTCAACCATGGCATGAACATTCATGGGTTGACTTCAAAGCTTGGGCTTTTTGTTAGTAATTCTGCTATTGGTTCTTCTTTCATATATATGTATTCCAAATGTGGTCATGTAGAAAGTGCTTCTCTCATGTTCAGTGAAATTACTGTTAAAGATGTGGTTGCTTGGACTGCCCTTATAGTTGGGTACGTTCAAAATAATGAGAGTGGGAGAGGTTTGAAATGTTTGTTTGAGATGCATAGGATTGGAGGGACTCCAAATTACAAAACAATAGGAAGTGGGTTTCAAGCTTGTGTTGATTTAGATGCTTTAGTAGAGGGCAAATGCTTACATGGTTTGGCTTTGAAAAATGGATTTCTCTGTTTTGAAGTTGTTAAATCTACTATTCTCTCCATGTACTCAAGGTGTGGGTCACCTGAAGAAGCTTATCGTTGCTTTTGTAAATTAGACCAAAAAGATCTCATCTCTTGGACATCAATTATTGCAGTTCACTCTAAATTTGGGTTAATGAGCGAATGTCTACATTTGTTTTGGGAGATGCAGGACAGTGAAATAATCCCAGATGAAATTGTGATCAGTTGCATGCTTATGGGGTTTGGTAATTCTGGTAGAATTTTTGAAGGAAAAGCGTTCCATGCTTGGATTCTGAAACAGTGTTGTGCAATGAATGGAATAACCCATAATGCATTACTCTCCATGTATTGTAAGTTTGGACACTTAGGTACGGCAAATAAGATCTTCCACAGTTTCCATAAAAGCAGTGAAGATTGGAGCACAATGATATTAGGATATAGCAATATGGGGCAGAAAGAAAATTGTATTTCCTTTTTAAGGGAGATGCTCCTCTTAGGCAGAGAACCTGATTTAAATAGTTTAGTTTCAGTCATTTCTTCATGTTCACAAGTTGGAGCTATCAATATTGGTCGGTCCATTCACTGCTATGCGATTAAAAACTCAATAATCGAAAATGTATCAATAGCTAACTCACTCATGGACATGTACGGAAAAAGTGGTCACCTAACTGCTACATGGAGAATATTTCATAGAACTCAACAAAGGGACGTTATCTCATGGAATACGTTGATTTCGTCCTACAAGCAAAGTGGGAATCTTGCTGAAGCAATTATTTTATTCGATAAAATGGTTAAAGAAAAGGTTTACCCAAACAAAGTTACTTGTGTAATAGTTCTTTCAGTATGTGCTCATCTTGCATCCTTAGATAAAGGTGAAAAGATCCACCAGTATATAAAGGAAAACGGATTTGAGAGCAATATCACTATTCGTACTGCATTGATTGATATGTATGCAAAATGTGGGGAGCTCGAGACATCAAGAAAGTTGTTCAACTCAACGGAAGAGAGAGATGCTATTTTGTGGAATGTCATGATATCAAATTATGGGATGCATGGACATGTAGAATCTGCAATGGAGATCTTCCAACTAATGGAAGAGTCAAATATTAAACCGAATGCACAaacctttctttctcttctctcaGCTTGTAATCATACAGGGCATGTGCTAGAGGGAAGGGATCTATTTGATAGAATGACGAAATATGGTATTGAACCTAGTCTGAAGCACTATGCTTCAGTCATAGATCTTCTTGGCAGGTCGGGTAGTCTTGAAGCAGCCGAAGCTTTGGTTTTATCAATGCCCATCACACCTGATGGCACTGTTTGGGGCTCCTTGTTAAGTGCATGTAAAATTCACAATGAATTTGAAATGGGAGTAAGACTTGCCAGATATGCAATTGAGTCTGATCCAAAAAACGATGGGTATTATATAATATTGTCTGACTTGTATAGTTGCTTGGGAAGGTGGGATGAGGTGGAAAAAATGCGTGGTATGATGAAGGAAAGAGGGGTGGAGAAGAGAACTGGCTGGAGTGCCCTGTGA